Genomic DNA from Pseudomonas sp. CCC3.1:
CGGGCGAAGCCACGATCGCCAAAACGCCGACGCACGTGATCCACCAGTTCGTCGTAGTGACGTACCAGGGTGCTGAGCAGCGATGGTTTGGCAGGGTCGAAGGGCATGATCAGCCTGAGGAGAAGCAGAACGGCAGCAAATATAAATGAGAAATGTTTCCATTCATAGTGGTAGCGACTACGGGTTTTTGCCGAGGTGCTCAGTGGCACCACGTCCAGCACCACTGGAAGCTGATTCAGGTTTTAATGTGACGTGCGTTGGGCGCGTGTTTCGAAACGCTTTCATAACCTCAAAATGCGTCGTAGAGTCTCGCGCGTTGAAAATCCCAATCGTGCGCAGGAACGGATAACTCCTACCTCGCGGCCCACCGTCAACCAAGGCATATCAATGATTGATTTGAACCAAGTCTCTGCTTTTCAACAACAGACGCAAGTGTTCGACCGAGTCTCGCTGAAGATTGGCTATAACGAACGCGTCGCCATTTTGGGGCCCAATGGCGCAGGCAAAAGCACCCTATTGAAGCTCATCAATCGTGAGATTTACCCGGTTGAGCGAGAGGGCAGCTACCTGAAGCTGTTCGGCGATGAAACGGTGAACCTTTGGGCCTTGCGCAGCAAGATCGGTTTCGTGTCACAGGACATGCAAGAAGACTACACCCCATATACCTCTGCACTGGATGTCGTACTGTCCGGCTTTTTTGGGGCCATGGGCGCACACGCGCACTTACAGCCGAATGAAGAGCAAGTCGCGTTGGCGCGCAGGCTGATGAAAGAGTTGAGTATCGATATCGACGAGCAACGCATGTTTCAGCGTTTATCCACTGGGCAGAAACGTCGATTGCTGCTGGCTCGCGCATTGGTTCATCATCCTCAAGCGTTAATCCTTGATGAGCCCACCAGCGGTCTTGACATGGGGGCGAGCCTGGGATTGTTGTCACTTATGCGCAGCTTCTGTGGTGACGGCCGCGCGATGATCATAACGACCCACCACATTGACGAAATCATCCCAGAGATCGATCGCGTGATTCTTATCAGCCAAGGTCAGTTGATTGCCGATGGTCCAAAGCGCGAAATACTGACCAGCGAGAATCTGTCGGCTCTTTATCAAACTGAACTGCAGGTGTCAGAGAACAATGGCTGGTATCGCTGCTGGCATGGGTAAAGGGCAGGGCGGAGCACAAAAATGAATCGTCCGCTGTTTGTGTCTCTAGATGGGCCCAAAGGCACCGGCAAAACCACACTGCTGGAGGCCGTGACGAAAGCACTGAGGGCTGACAACAAAAAGGTGATTCGACTGTGCGAGAAAAAAAGCGATCCCTATAGAAGTGAAACAATGACCCTCGTTAACACCCTCGTCAGAAACCCCACCCGGGATTTGGAGTTGCGAGTGTGTGAGCGCCTTGCTGATAGCCGCGCCTGGATTTCGCAACACGTACTGACTGAACAGCCATCAGACAGCATCATCTTGATCGATCGCTGGTACCCATCTGATGCTGCGTTTCGACGGATAGTCCCGTTTGCAGAGATTCTTCAGTTAAATATTGAACGAAACGTGCAAGTGCCAGACTTGCATGTCGGAGTTGTGACATCCCCTGAAGTGTCATGGGCAAGAGCAGCGGCACGACGACGCGGGCTGAGCAGTACGGTGATCCATAAGCTTGAAGAACAGATCGCTTGTACTCAGGCATTCGAGCAAGCAATCGACGATCACGGTTGGGTCTTATGCCGTAATGAAGGAGCGATCGAAGATGCGGTGATGCAGATTGTGTCGCAGATACACGGAGTTCTCGGTGACACGTCGACGAAACGCTCTGCACAGAATTTATGGCTATAGGCCACTAATTTAGCTTTTAGAGCGCGTGCTAAGTGGATAGGATGATGTCTATTTGACATCAAGGAATATCCTATGGCCTGGTTACCCACCAAAGCCTCTCTCTCGTCTATGAAAGATGCGTTATCCGAAGCGACTAACCGGGTCAGCGAGTCTGTCGCGTCCTTTGATATCCAGGATGCTGCGCAGAGTGTGAAAGATACAGTGGTAACCGCGGCTGGAAAAACTAAAGACTCTTCGGTTAGCGCATACAGCTATACCAAAGAAAAAACGGCCGGCGCTTACGTTGCCGTTACGCAGAGTGTTCGTAACATCGACTATGAAGAACTGCGGCGAGCCGAGTTCTACAAAGACACATTCACCCAATACAAGGACCTGAGCACGGCTAAAGTGGCCGCATCCTTTCGCGCAACTTTCGAGATTGAGAAAACAACACTGGAGATGGTAGAGGGAGTCCGTAAAGGTCTGCCCGTGCCCGCCAAATCCATTGACGATATTTTTGACCAATGCAAGCGTGAAGCCATTCGCCGAGCTGTCGCGTCGTTTGCTTTAAGTGATGTGATGCGCGACATAGACGACCATAGCGCGGCAAAATACGAAAATCTGTCGGACTCCTATAAAGAGTTCTCAGAGCGTACCGGTGCAGCGATGTTCGATGATCCGAACTTTGCAGCAATGAAGGATGAGCGTTACGAAGCCCGAAACACATGGACGCCCGGTGGCTTCGCCCAGCTTGATAATGGGTATAACAAGAGCCAGAAACTGGACTCTAGAGGCGCAGATATCGAGCATGTAATTGCCCGCAAAGACTACTACGAAGATCTATTGCTGCGTGCAGGCACTACGGATGATCAGTTCTTCAGCATCATCAACTCTAAGGAGAACTTGGTGTTTGCTGATGACTCGCTAAACCGCTCGCTCCAGGACAAGAATATCTATAAGTACCTCGAACAAAACGGTACGCCGCGAGCCGATGATCCAGACCTGATTGACGTCACCATCAAGAAAACCGGCAAGGTCGTTACAGTCAGTAAGTCCGATATTGACGAGACGTTTAACAAAGCAGAGGCCAACCGAAATCAACACCGGTGTGAGTCGCCCCGGGTTTCGTAGACACCTCTTTGCCTTAAACTGAGGCCAATTAGGAGGTGCCATGAGCAACCCACGTTATCCCGAAGAATTCAAAATCCAAGCGGTCAATCAAGTGACCGAAAAGCGGCTGCCTGTCGCTGATGTAGCGGCCCGTCTCGGCGTGTCGACGCATAGCCTATATGCCTGGATAAAGCGCTACAGCAAACCTCAAGAAGAACGGCAGCAGGATTACGATCAGCACGCTGAGCTGCGTCGTCTGCGGGCGGAACTCAAGCGCGTCACTGAAGAGCGAGACATATTAAAAAAGGCCGCCGCGTACTTTGCCAAGGAGTGCGGTTGAAGTACGCCTTTATCAAGCAGCATGCGGGCGACTATTCGATTCGACGGCTTTGCCTGACGCTGAAAGTCCATCCCAGCGGTTATTACGCCTGGCTGTCTGAGCCGCAATCGGTACGCGCCAAAGACGACCAGCGACTGCTGGGTTTGATCAAGCATTCCTGGCTGGAGAGCGGCGGCGTTTATGGCTATCGCAAAATCCATGACGATCTGCGCGAGGTCGGTGAAGACTGTGGTCGCCATCGTGTGGCGAGGCTGATGCGTCTTGAAGGGCTGCGCTCTCAGACAGGGTATCGACGTCGCCCTGGAAAGTACGGCGGTAAACCAGCTGTCGCCGCACCCAATTTGCTGAGGCGCCAGTTCGATGTCGTAGAACCCAACAAGGTTTGGGTCACCGACATCACCTACATTCGCACGTATGAAGGCTGGCTGTATTTGGCAGTGGTGCTGGATCTGTTTTCTCGTCAGATCGTTGGCTGGTCAATGAAGTCGCAGATGACCAGTGATTTGGCCATTGATGCATTATTGATGGCGGTTTGGAGGCGAAAACCGAAGCAGGAGGTGATGGTTCACAGCGACCAGGGCAGCCAGTACAGCAGTTCAGATTGGCGCAGTTTTTTGAAAGCGAACAATTTGGTTGCCAGCATGAGTCGCCGAGGCAACTGTCATGACAATGCCGTGGCCGAGAGCTTTTTTCAGCTTCTGAAACGGGAACGGATCAAGCGGAAAATCTACACCACACGGGAAGATGCTCGTAGTGATGTGTTCGATTACATCGAGATGTTCTACAACGCAAAACGCCGTCATGGTTTCAACAATCAGCTGTCGCCGGTAGAGTTTGAAAAGCGTTACGCAATGAGCTTGCAGGGTGTCTAGATAATCCGGGGCGATTCACCGGGAAGGATTGAGATCTCCATCGCTGGAAAGGGCATGCGCTATGACGCTGTTCCAAGCTTTATGAACACCCCAATATGATTCAGACTCGCCGAACCAGTTCCCAACTCCTAATAACCGAGTCGCTGTTCATGGATGACGCCGCTACCCCTTCAGATGCTTTGCCCCGTCTCCAAAGGAAGGTGCAGCGCAAACTTGGGCGCTGCCTCCTGCAATTGCAGCAGTACGAAAAGCTGCTGAAAGCCATGGTCTCCCGTCACGAGTTGAATGGCCCTATAGATCAACTGGAAGCTATCCGAGAGAAGATGGCGAATGCTGTTCAGCAGAAGACCCTGGGCACACTGATGGGGATGCTGACCGATACCTATATGACCTCGCCTGTGGTTGGTGATCGACCGCAGTCAGCGCAAGTCGAAACAGACGACCAGACCTGGTTCAGCTATCGGCACGAGCTTCAGATGCCATCTCAAAACTATGAGATGACGAAGGTTGCCCTGCGGGAGCTGGTAGGTCTGCGCAATCAGCTGGTTCATCACTTTATCGACCGGTTCGATCTCTGGTCAGTGGATGGCTGCTCGACAGCGGATGAGTTCTTAGAGGAAAGCTATAAGACCATTCACCAGCACTACCTGAACCTACGTGACTGGGCCAAGGGCATGAATGAGGCTCAAGAGACCTTGGCCTTGTGGCTCCAAAGCCCAGCCGCTGAGGCGATATTCGATGTCGGCTCAATCCATGGGTCGGTGGATGGCCCAGATCACGGCATATACGCCTGCTTGAAAGAGGCTGAGGCGAAGTTTGCCGAGGGCGGTTGGACTCACCTGGGTTGTGCCATTCGCTGGATCGCCAGTTGCTACCCGCAACAAACTCCGAAACGGTATGGCTATAGCAGTTGGCGACAGATCCTCCACGAGTCAAAGCAATTCGAGACACGTATAGACCGAGCGGGACGTGAGCCTGCAGTCGTCTGGTATCGCGGGGCCCTCGAAGTCGTTGTGCCAAGCAGGAAATGTCTTGGGCCAGAGCCTGCAGTGCGGACGACAAAGCGGATCCCCGATTGAGTTAAGATCCCAACTGACTCTCATGTGCGACCGAGGTCTGGTGCGACATAACCATGCGTAATTGCCCGTGAGTCAATTTGTAAGCCAAGCCGCGGAGGCGCTGCCCGGCACAGATGGGGACAATGATTTGGACATGGATGTGGATGCTAGAGTTAGCAAGGCTATGGACGCCATCTGGGCCGTAGGCACAACGCCAGTGGGAGGGCTTTGGAAAGCTCCTGAATTCGACGAGCTACAAAAGGCCTGCGCCGCAAGGTATCAAGAGGGCAGGGTCACGTTTGGACTTACGTTTGCGCTGGATCATGCGCTCAAATCGCTGGGACTCCCTTGTCTGTCCTCAGGTAGCTCTCAGACCATCTCCATCAATCCGAAACAGGCCTACACGTTGCTGGACGAGGCCTTCACCCGAACGACCACGCGGCGCAGATACATTTGCCCTCTTGATCTGGCCGAAGACATTCCGACGTTAAATTTTGGTGCCGCGAGAACCGGTTACTTCACGGCTGCGCAATTGGATGAGTTGTTCGATAAGCCACGGCTCACCAGGTACTACCCAAACCTTTCATTCGACTCAAGCCGCTTCTCACAATTTAACTGGCTGGTGGTGGAGGAGGACGTCCCGGTAGCGGAGAGCGTGGGGGCCCGCTCTACCCCGGGTTTTTCGATGATGATGAGTCGTGATCTAGGCGAGATCGATCCCCATGAAAGCCGTTTCCCTCCGGCGGTCGAGCATGCTTTGTTCTTCCTGCTCTTGGCTCCTTGGGAGGACTGGTCATCCATGACTGAGGTGGACTGGCGGGGCTTTCGGATTCCGTGGATTTACCAGCTCGATGATGACTTGTTTGTTGCGCCCTCAGAGCCTCGTAACCCCGACTCCCTCTCGTGGGAGCCTAAGTTTCGCCACGACGAATGGGGCGAGGTCGAAGAAACAGAGGGCCCTGTGTTGCTGACGCTTACAGATGAGGCGAGTGAACAATTGTTGAGTCGAAACCAGGAGCACTGGTCGGAGTTCAGATATGCCTCCGACACCAGCCTGTTCGATACACCGGTGATTCATTTCCTGGTGCGTGCATTTTTGGCGAACGGTATCGATGAGTTCATGGCTCACCTCACCGTCGTGGAGGCAGCCCTTGGACTCCAAGCGGACTACAGACGCCGAGAGCGTGGAAACCACGTTGATAAGGGGCCTACCGAAAGGGTGGCGCTTCGCTTGGCTGCGGCCCTAGATGATCCAGGTGCAGCAGAAGTCTATGAAGAGCTGTTTGAACTCAGAAGCGCATTTATTCATGGCCGCGGAGGTCTGGAGAAGATCTCGACCAACCAACGTGTCCAAGCAAGAAGGCTTGCAGCTAAGGCTGCTGCAGCTCTGGTCAGGCTGGGGGGAGAATCCGGTCGATCGCGCGAAGTGGTGCTAGCTGAACTGCTTGATAAGGGGGTACGGCTTGCCGGTGGTGATGGACAATAAACCGATGACTGCCGCAGTGGGCAACTTGCGGATTTATAGATTACCGAAGGCTATCGAGCGGGCGCGATCGGCTGTATCCCCAGAGGGGATCACAGGGTATTTGCTGTGCGCCAGGGAGCAGCGAATTGGTGTGACCGGCTTGCTGTTCTGCGGTGAGGATCAAGGCCTACCTGACGGGGTAGCGATCAGTACGTCTCCTGTTCAGGATAGAGCTTGGGTTGAGGAGTACGAGTTGGTCATTACGATGGATGGGGTTTACGTAATCGCGCACCGGCAACAGGAGAATGGTGCTTTTGACTCGCTTGAATCTCTCCACTGATCTCGCTGTTGATTGCTGATTAACTGGCAGCTTGGCGCTGCTCGTGTGCTGCCAAGGAGTTTGACATGGATGTAACCAAACACATCACAGACCTCGAAGTGATGGCAAAGATTTCCGCGCAAAGCAGCGGTACCTACCGCACTGCGCTCGAAGTTCTGACGCTTTACCCAGATTACGCGTTGACCACGTTTCGTGAGCTTCTTGAGCTAATGGTTTCACTGGTGGGCGACAAGCTACACCTGCCTTTCGGGAATCAAGACCTTTGCTGGCGGATCAACCACCTTCACGAATGTCAGCTGATAAGCCACGCCACCAAACGCGATTGTCACAGCGTTCGTTTGTGGGGGAACCAGGCCGTGCATGCGTCACCTCAGGCGCTGACAACGCTGCAGGAGAATGAGCAACCCTCATCGCAAACAGGCGACATTGAGCAAGCTAGAAAGGCTCGAGAGCTTTTCATGTCGGCGCTCTACGAATTTCACGGGCTGCTGATCGGCAACGCGCCCAAGCTGACAATCGTCCCTGCCGAGGTACCTGATCTCGTACCTGGGCAAGTAATAGGCAAGGCCATTGCGAGTGAGGATTCCTTTGACGC
This window encodes:
- a CDS encoding ABC transporter ATP-binding protein, whose protein sequence is MIDLNQVSAFQQQTQVFDRVSLKIGYNERVAILGPNGAGKSTLLKLINREIYPVEREGSYLKLFGDETVNLWALRSKIGFVSQDMQEDYTPYTSALDVVLSGFFGAMGAHAHLQPNEEQVALARRLMKELSIDIDEQRMFQRLSTGQKRRLLLARALVHHPQALILDEPTSGLDMGASLGLLSLMRSFCGDGRAMIITTHHIDEIIPEIDRVILISQGQLIADGPKREILTSENLSALYQTELQVSENNGWYRCWHG
- a CDS encoding dTMP kinase, giving the protein MNRPLFVSLDGPKGTGKTTLLEAVTKALRADNKKVIRLCEKKSDPYRSETMTLVNTLVRNPTRDLELRVCERLADSRAWISQHVLTEQPSDSIILIDRWYPSDAAFRRIVPFAEILQLNIERNVQVPDLHVGVVTSPEVSWARAAARRRGLSSTVIHKLEEQIACTQAFEQAIDDHGWVLCRNEGAIEDAVMQIVSQIHGVLGDTSTKRSAQNLWL
- a CDS encoding IS3 family transposase (programmed frameshift) — encoded protein: MSNPRYPEEFKIQAVNQVTEKRLPVADVAARLGVSTHSLYAWIKRYSKPQEERQQDYDQHAELRRLRAELKRVTEERDILKKGRRVLCQGVRLKYAFIKQHAGDYSIRRLCLTLKVHPSGYYAWLSEPQSVRAKDDQRLLGLIKHSWLESGGVYGYRKIHDDLREVGEDCGRHRVARLMRLEGLRSQTGYRRRPGKYGGKPAVAAPNLLRRQFDVVEPNKVWVTDITYIRTYEGWLYLAVVLDLFSRQIVGWSMKSQMTSDLAIDALLMAVWRRKPKQEVMVHSDQGSQYSSSDWRSFLKANNLVASMSRRGNCHDNAVAESFFQLLKRERIKRKIYTTREDARSDVFDYIEMFYNAKRRHGFNNQLSPVEFEKRYAMSLQGV
- a CDS encoding OST-HTH/LOTUS domain-containing protein — protein: MDDAATPSDALPRLQRKVQRKLGRCLLQLQQYEKLLKAMVSRHELNGPIDQLEAIREKMANAVQQKTLGTLMGMLTDTYMTSPVVGDRPQSAQVETDDQTWFSYRHELQMPSQNYEMTKVALRELVGLRNQLVHHFIDRFDLWSVDGCSTADEFLEESYKTIHQHYLNLRDWAKGMNEAQETLALWLQSPAAEAIFDVGSIHGSVDGPDHGIYACLKEAEAKFAEGGWTHLGCAIRWIASCYPQQTPKRYGYSSWRQILHESKQFETRIDRAGREPAVVWYRGALEVVVPSRKCLGPEPAVRTTKRIPD